A window of Aerosakkonema funiforme FACHB-1375 genomic DNA:
TTTGGGTTTTGCAGACTGCAAACCTGGGCGAGGTCAGTAGTTGCCCTTTGGGAATCGATGTTAGTGCGATCGACCTTTTTTACCCCTATTCAATAATCTAACTCAATTCATCCAACTTTGCTCTCACTTCCTGAATATCCTGCCACATCAACCACTTCGGACTACCCCTTTCCGTGGAAGGATTTCTTAACAAATAAGCCGGATGCAAAATCGGCATACAAAGTCGCCCTTCCCACTCCATCCAAGTACCGCGAATTTTGGTAATTCCTCTCTTATCTCCTGTTAAACCTTTAACAGCAGTCGCGCCAGTCAATAAAATAATTTTTGGATTAACTAAGCGAATTTGTTCTAACAAATAAGGTTTGCAAGCCGCAATTTCATCTGGTGTAGGAACGCGGTTTCCTGGCGGTCGGCATTTTATGATGTTACAAATATATACATCTTTTTCGCTACTCAACCCAACGGCTGCAAGAATTTTTTCTAACAGTTGACCCGCTTTCCCGACAAATGGCAAACCAGTCTCATCTTCATTTTGTCCGGGTGCTTCCCCTACGATCGTAATCGGGGCTTGTGGATTGCCTCGTCCAACGACAGCATGAGTGCGCGTATTTCCCAATCCGCAGCGATGACACTGGTTGCAATGATTCGCCAGTTGCTCTAAGTTTTCATAAGTACCGGGGGGAATGGGTATTTTTGCAGAACTGGGAATCAAATTTGTCTGCGAAACTGATGGGGTAGATGCTTCGCTACCTGGTAAAAGGTCAAAAAGGCTCAGCTGTTCGGAGTCCGACATAGATAAAACGGCAAGGTTTCCACGTCTCCATCCTATCAATCCCAGTGTGCGAAATGATGAAGCTTTGGGGCGAAGGGACAAGTTGTTAGAAGTTGCCGTAATCCATTATAATTCGCGTTTTAGGAGTTAAAACGGCATATCATCGTCATCAAAGTTGTCTGGCGGCGGAAAATCATCGCTTATTTCCGGCTGTGGCTCATTTTCCGGTTCCGTTTGCATATCGATCCAACGCTTGGCTTGTTTGAGCGCTTCTTTCTCGTTTTTAGCGTTGTGAACTGGGATAAAGCACTTGCCACCGGAGTTCCAGACTTCGACGCAAAACACTGGTCTCGCTTCGATAATCCAACCTTTGTAAATTTCTGGTGAACTCATAGTTAATACCAATTCTTTATCCTGTCGCTAGAAATCGCCTAAGTGTATAGTAAGGTTTAATCGGCTTGGAAGTTCGCAATCCGATCGATCCTTGTGCCGGATTCAAACTAAACCAAACCGCAAATCCTTATTTTGAAGCTAGCACGCCTAAGCTGACAAACGTCAGGTTGACAACACTGACAACAGTGCCAAAGTTATGTTAAATAATGCAAAGTATTGCAGCAGTTCAGTTGGCTAAATTACTGCGGGGGGAAGGTTGTGTAATTTGGTTGAGCTTGTTTTGGGCCGATCGCAGTAGCTGTTGCGCTTCTGCATAAGCAGTCGTTCCCCGTTCGACCCTCTGCATCGGATACGGTAAATTCAACACCCAAATTGCTCCTGCCGATCCCGCCATCATCACAGCAGCAAATTTGATTTTGATCCACGCACCCGGCGGACGGTTGACTTAAGCTCATTGTCTCACTCGATCGCTGCGTTGGGAATACTAGATCTTGTCCAGCTGACCGAGATCACTTTGGGTTTCCCAGCAGATGCGTAATACTACGGTTGTAGAAAGCGATCGGAAACTACCTGGTTGCCCGTCAGGACACTTTTGTGACGGAGAAACAAAGTTCCTGTAAAGCTTTTCAAAAAACTTGGGAATAAATACCGAGTTTCTGAATTCGCAAATTAAGATGTAGCAGGGTGTTTTGCTCAGATTAAAATTGATTGACTTATCTATGGAGACGAATAGAAAATATGAAACAACTTGGTGTGACAGTATGGTTTACCGGTTTGAGCGGTGCTGGTAAAACTACTATCAGTCGCGCAGTGGAAAAGGAACTGCGCGATCGCGGTTATGGCATAGAAATCCTGGACGGCGACATAGTGCGCGAGAACTTGACGAAGGGTTTGGGTTTTAGTAAAGAAGACCGCGACGAGAACATCCGC
This region includes:
- a CDS encoding uracil-DNA glycosylase, whose amino-acid sequence is MSDSEQLSLFDLLPGSEASTPSVSQTNLIPSSAKIPIPPGTYENLEQLANHCNQCHRCGLGNTRTHAVVGRGNPQAPITIVGEAPGQNEDETGLPFVGKAGQLLEKILAAVGLSSEKDVYICNIIKCRPPGNRVPTPDEIAACKPYLLEQIRLVNPKIILLTGATAVKGLTGDKRGITKIRGTWMEWEGRLCMPILHPAYLLRNPSTERGSPKWLMWQDIQEVRAKLDELS